The genomic window CTCAGTCACAATGGGTGACTTTTGGCCGTCCACTGTCTCTTAGTCTTACCTAcctccagggttgttgttgttttaaaaaaaaagatttatttttttctgaaagttTTCAACATAGAATACAGCAAAAACCAATCTAATATACCTCCAGTGGTTGTTGAAGTTGAAATAGGGTAGGAAGAACCAGCTACACTTCCCTGAGCTTGGAGGAgatgcagaatataaatgtaatagtaGAAATAATGAAATTACGGTGAGAGacttgcttgtagctgagttctacaTAGTAATGGACTTATTTGTGCTAGTACACAATGTGCCATTTTAGAAGACACCATGGCATTAAAAGCAGCATGTGGTGTATTACAACTTAAGGAAGCAGCACCATGATTTGATTTTAATACTGTTTTCACTCTTATTCCTGTCAAGTTTTTTTCTTGATGAAAGATGGTGGTATCAAACTGGGCTTCTGTTGCTAAAATTACAAGTGCTGTCCATTTTTAGGAGGGTTATAGAGTTCAGAGTCAGGATTGTGAAATTACGTTACAGGCTCTgttggacactcagaagaagttGACGAATGATCACTTGTAATCCAACGGGTAAATATAACATACTTTTTTTCAGCACCCTCACTTGTaaagcatatttttattttaaatcaggcTGCCAATAAGCAAGCGGTTCTACATTCAGTGCTGTCCTTGTAATATCTGTTTGGAGATGAGATAATACCATCCCAAGTTTTTTCCAAGGAGAGATGGCATGGTTTTGAGAGGTTCaaagtgaaaaaaaaaaatgagataataCTCATAAATGAACTTGGTAGGAACTggaacagtgcttttttaaaaaaaacattattattgtGGCTGCTTACAGTCAAATatctttatttcatgacataCCAACAACACATCTTCAAAAGTGCTATTTTGGCACTTAAAAGCAACAGAATGTaaaataggaagaagaagaagaagaagaagaaggagtttggatttgatatcccgcttcatcactacctgaaggagtctcaaagcggctaacattctccttccccttcctctcccacaacaaacactctgtgaggtgaatggggctgagagacttcagagaagtgtgactagcccaaggtcacccagcagctgcatgtggaggagcagagacacgaacccggttccccagattacgagtctaccgctcttaaccactacaccatgctggctctgttTATTTAACATTGATGTAAAAACAATAGTCTTTATAGTGGTATCCTATACACAGTTATCCAGTGCTGCTATTATTTAAAATAGGTAGTAATTCTGAAATTATTTGTGAACAGTCCATAAATTAAGATACTCAACAgtagttgttaagaaagtaaatgTTTTTTCTACACTACCTCTCACATCAAGCTTTCCTGCACCATTCTACAAAACTTGTGGAAGAAAGGAGAGTacttcttcagatgaaaaaaAGTGTTCTTAATATGTTCTTGATCATGTGTTACTATTCGGACAAGCCTAAGCCTGTTCAACTTGAGTGAGGCCACCAAATCCAATTCCTTTAGGACCAAAATTCTTTGCATAGCAAACTGGAAAAGAAAGACATTATGTTTGAGCTGTTTTCATATGGCACTCAACACAAAACATATACCATACTTCCTTCAAAGCCGTCCATGAAACTCAGCTTCTCCAAAGGAAGCCTTTGGAACAACCAATAACATATTGTAACTAAGCCAAAGTATGTGTAACTTAAATGAGATTGGGAGGAATTCAGTATAGCACTACAACAGGAAAGATGCCAGGGGAAGAGGGTATCCTGCATTTCCTTGCCTTAGCATCACTGGCAGGTTGGGGTGGGAATATTCAGAATAGTGTGGTGTCAAGATATGGGGGTATCTCATACTTGAGGGAGGAGCTCGATATATTTTCTCACATGTTTAGTTTAGCCCAGCCCTGAGAAGACAATTTGATCCTGTGAAAATTTGCACCTAGAATTCATAAAAGCTAGCATTCCCATCCTGACCCCCTCCCCTTTCGTTTAATAATATTTCCAGTTTCTGGTAGGAACCCAGTGCTATTGCAGCCCAAATGTGAGCAGTAGAGGCAGCCTCTTTAAGGACCTTTCAGAAAACCAAGTAGCAGGGGAGTTTCACCACAAGAGGCACCTTAATTTATCTAAATTAGGTTTGAGGCATACAACTACACTTGCCTTTACAGTAAATCTCTCCATCTTTATCTGTGACATTTGTAGACTCTAGACTCTTCCCACAGAAAGCACATCGGAAGCATGTCTTGTGCCATGGCTGAAATGGAAAGCCAAAGAGTATTAAGGAAATCATAGACATTGCAGGTTTACCTTTTCAAGATTTATGCATTGGTAAATAAAAAGAGATTAACTCCCTTTACACAGACACCCACACACCTCTCCCCAGATTTAACATTTTCTACAGCTCAGGTGGAAATCTATTACCAGGCTGACTGGAAGAGATGGAATCTATTATTCTCCTGTAGGGAGGGAATGTGATCCTTGATATGGGTTGTCTCTGTCTATCTCACAACTGACAGTAAGTTAAACTTTTGAGGAAGACATCAGGGGCAGGACCACCCCCTAACTCCAGATCTACTCCCTGCCTTTGCCACATGAGGAAGGCTTCCGGCCCTGCTCTAGgcacagcaaaagaaaaaggcGGGAACGCCATCTAGGAAAGGATTTCAAGAATATAGTGAATTGCTTTGCTATATTATTGGATGTTAGCTTTATTTACAAATGGGGCTGGTGGACACCCAAAAGAAATGATGCCTCATTCTCTGAAAGGGACTGTTACCTCAGTGCTCTATTGGGTTGCTTTCCTCTTTTGTACATTTGTCATGCAGCCACTTGGCAATCCCAACACACATTCCAAGATTGACTCATCTTCCTCAGGTGATCtatcctttggaaggaaggttcTCCAGACAGTAGCCTAGCTGTTTGTCAGACAAAGTCTTCCTGGGTTTATGGATACTGCTATATTATATTCTACTCAAATAATGGCCTCCAACCCCATCtggtaaaaatggaaagtgaatttCAATTTACAGATAAGGAATTCTGCCCACCTCTCCTTCCTCTGAGACCACCTCTGGTGTGGGCTGGGTTTTAGGGCTTCTGCATGCATCATACATACCATGTTTAGtgcttgtgtttgttttgttccaTCCAATTGTTGATCTACTTTCTAAGTTTCTATGTTTTATATGGTTcctgtgcatttttgtttttttgggggggggggctgaggaatAATAGGACTGGGGAGTTGTAAGGATCCCAagagaccaaccccctgcaatgcgggaatctcaacacATGAGTTGTTCCTCCTTTGACAGCTTGGACTGGAGGGCAAGACAATTCTCCCTGGAAGAGGAGGCAAAAGACTTGGAAGGGCCTACCTGTCATGATTACAGGGAGACATCTTTTGACCCAAAGAATGTCCTCCAGTTCCATCTgtaatgaccattccccacatcaaatggggggcgacgtttgcatgGTCACGCACAGCTCCCTGGACTCCAGTACGACTCCTGATAGTTCGGGCTGGCATTGccttcccccaggcagggatacctggggtctccgcctacctcagttaacCGCCCAATCctacctggggaggcgttgccaggggattggccaggtaaaggggagggaccgcccagcccacacaatagaaggtttaGCCTACCTGGGAGTCCACGCAAATAGAAATTCACACCAAGTACCAATTTCCATTTCCTGATATTGGAGAACACTATAACGAACATGGGAGGAATTTGACATCACGCTTTTACAAACACGCTGTTAGCGCAGGCAGTTCTGCTTGCCTGAcagaatgatctcccctctcctcccccccactcaCCATTCTGGGGGTTCTCAAAGAACCCCTCCCCATAGCAAATGGGAGGcatgtggcaggagcagggagatgggaaagccccattgcactggCGTCCTTCTGTGGGGCAGCAGAAATATTGGGGAGAGGAATAAACATTAAGCTTTCTATTACAAGAAACTAATCAGTATTTGACTGGGAAGGCAGCCTCTTCTGCAATTAAAGCCCTCCAGCCTCAGGAAAATACATTTAGAATCCATTTCAGACAACTAAGGTAGAAATCTTGAGTTTTAAGGATATAAACTCAATTACCAGCTGAAATTAGACAAGAGCATTCGTGTCATGATGCTTGCATGcctactgaagacatttttgttcaatAAGTTTTTCCCTGGGGTTTGACCCAGTCATTTGTGGaatattaattgcatttttttaaaaaaagaatttttgaagatggctgtagagtttgttgtttttagagctgtgttttattctatttttatctTGTACCCCCACCTTCAATGGCTTCAGCTTAGAATGGTTTTTACAtttgttaaataataatttttagttGCCTTAATAAAAGCAAAGCTGTTTCAGTAAAATTAGTAAAATTCTGTTGTATGTGTTTTTATGTGAagtcttaaaacattttatttcaatatGGAATTTAAATGCagcttattttgttttcttttaatctgGTCTATTGACTTACCTATTCCAACAGGGAAGTTGATTGTTGGAATTAAACGTAGAACAGAAACATGCCTTTACAAGTCAACCCTGAGTGTGTCTTTTCAGAAGCAACACCAAGCAGTTAGCACTCTCATGCGCTTTCCATTCTCTTTGATTAAAATTTCAATTttggcagctgcccctctgctATAATACAATGGCACTTCACCTGCTTAAGCTTGTTTCTTACCTTTCCTCCTCCAATTATCTTCTCTGCAGCATACACTGACTTCCCACAACGAGGGCATTTATCAACATCGCCAATTTTTTTGGCAAACTTTGAAGGGTTGGTAGGAGTGGAAGGACGAGCTGGCTTTGGTGAGCTGATGACAAGAATGTTCAGTGCACATTAAGCTTTTTATCTTGGAGCAGCTAAATTAAGCACTACAAGCAGAAGACGTGTGTCGTGGCATCCACAACGAAACAATCACATTGGTTGAAGAATACAAATACTTTATACAAAAAGAGGGGGCATTCTGTGGAGGCAGAAAGTAGCCACCATGCCTACTACCCTTcaataaccctctcctccatgagaTGTAACGTGCAGTGGTACCCCttttttcgaacgtaatccattccagaagactgttcgaaaaccaaaaactcaatagccaacagctaggcctcaggatcttgcactcagcggaagcttcCAAGGTGTGtccgaaaaccaaagcatttacttccaggttaacggcattcgaaaaccaaaatgttcatcaatggagacattaaaaaactgaggtaccactgtacttggaagtaaatcctatcAATTTTCAAATAAGTTTGCTTAAAGTTACAGCTTTGGGAAATAATATTCTGATTCTACAAGTGATGAAAATCTTTATGGAATTAACATATTCATGCCACCACACATCTTGTAATGCTCCCTTTCTTATTCTTAAaagggcaaaggtaaagggaacgctgaccattaggtccagtcatgtccgactctggggttgcggcgctcatcttgcgttactggccgagggagccggcgtacagcttccgggtcatgtggccagcatgactaagccgcttctggcgaaccagagcagtgcacagaaacgccgtttaccttcccgctggagcggtacctatttatctacttgcacttttgatgtgctttcgaactgctaggtgggcaggagcttggaccgagcaacgggagctcactccattgcagggattcgaaccgccgaccttctgatcagcaagccctagactctgtggtttaacccaccgcgcCACCCAAGTCCGAGTCTTATTCTTACTGTGTTGCAATTGTAACCTTTCATTCCATGTCTTTATGAACATAGAATTCTGCAAATGAAACAGGCCCCCCTCCAATATAAAATACCCACAGTCATTTTTCTGCCCGCCTTCCTTAGACAATACAGATTGCATTGTGGCTATTCCAAGTATTAATAACATCTCAGTACAACGCAAAAAAATAATTACACCATTGTACTGAGAACCCATCCCTTTGATTGTACTGCACTTAATGAGTCACAATTGCGGTGAATAGTAAAGACTGTGACAATATGTAAAGCAAGGGCTCTTTCTGTAGCGTAATTGCCCACTGGCATGGGAAATCTTTTTCAACTAATATTCTGCAGGGACAGAACATCattaaaatggataaaaattaTAGATCTATTGAAGAAAAGTCTGTGCTACAGCTTCCCCTGCGTGTTGTTATGGAAACTAATGGAGTGACTTGATGCAACAGAggctataataattattattttaaaaccaaGGATTCCACTCACTGCTGTAGATCCAGCCCAAGATGCTCTCCGGTGTCTGTGCTGAGGCAGCCTGCACCTTGTCCAAAGCCAATCCCTTTCGGCCCATATTTTCTCCCATAACAAGTTTTGCAGTAGATTTCAGATTCGTGGGCTGCTACTGTCGTACTGTCCAGAGCTTTTCGGCAGGCCACTGGAAAGGAAGCAAATGCACTGAAACATCCACCTGCAGTTTGCTATAGGTTTGGGGGAGTTGGACAGAAGAAGGTTCCTGGAGCCTAAAGGTCTACTAAAAGCTACTTAATAATCAGTGGCAAAGTATGCtactcaccatagctgtcaactttcccttttggggggggggggaacttcccttattccagcgcaatttcccattgcaaaaaagggaaagttgacagctatggctgtttcccaatgcaaaaaaagggaaggctgACAGCTCTGCTACTCACATCTGGGGTGTTAGTAAAATTACAGGTACAGGTAAATGGCCTGGAAAAGTTAGGAGAGCAAATACTAAATGGTAGAGGTCTTTGTTTCAAATCTCTACTCAACCACAAACTCTTTAAGTTGTTTCAGGCAAACCACGAACAGTCCTGCCCTCTCCACAACAGGACTAACAGGACTGGcgtaccttacagggctgttgtaaagatTACTAAGAAGATCTATGTGAAGTGCTTTGGATATTCAAAAATgctgcatatatttttaaaagtctggtctTATTAAGACTTGCTTGTGTCTCATAAATGTGCATTACATCTAAGCCACCACTTAGGAAAGTAATTGCTTTCTTATTCTAAAAGTGATTACGGTATTACCTCTACACATGTTAACAGAACTTAGTAAAGCCATCACCAGAATTGTAACCTGCTCCAATTCTTATTCATACTTTGCTTCAGTTGTGGAAAATGCCATATTCTCTTCAGACATAAAACATCCTGATCTAATGAGTGGTATAAACTGGAAGAAATGCCACTGTAGATATTTAATTTTCTAACACTGGATTTTGGATCCAGTCCAAAATAGTGAAGAAATAGGAGAGTTGGGGAAAGAGCGAAACCAAAATTGCAATTGTATATGTGCCTATTCAAAAGTAAACCTatagagttcaatgggatttactcttaGATGAGTGATGTATAAGATTACATTGTTGTCCCAAAATTAAGACCAGTAAAGCAAGACGTTTCTGGCACTGTGTGAAGCTGATCTGTCCCTTTTCTGCATTCTTCTCTGTGAAAAAAtgattttgtgtgtctgtgtgtgtaaggGGAGTGATGCAGATAAAGTGCTTCTATTTCTGGCCCCTTTGGGACAGAGTATCTGTTTGCTGGAACAGATTGAGTCAAAGCCCTTGAAGTGCTATTGTTGAAACAGCTCCGAGATATTCGTCAATCTGCTGGCAGAGGCAGCACAACCGCCATGAATTAGTTTTAGGCTTACAAATTGTGATCATGCCACATGTCCACCACAGATGTGCTTTAAGTAAAAGTCAGCTGGGAAGCAAAGTAAGTAAATAGCAAGCCACACATGAAAGAGTATCTTTCAAGTCAGTCACAGGGCTGCAGATAATAGATgggcatttaattttaaaaaaagaaatggaggaaggGTGCTTTTCTGGCTGCATTATACTCTAGAAATAGGAAGATTTTGTGCATTTGGTGGCACATTATGAGCTGCTTTTACATCTCTAGTTTTTGATGGATTTTTTATTTAATCTCTGATTGAATCTTTGCTGTAGCTGATTTTGTTGCTTTTATGGACAGGTGTGGTTTTAGTGTTTTACCAGGGGAATCAAGATTCTTGTTGCTTTGCTTtaagttattattattgctatcatAATCaatatattaatttattaactATGTCCCCAGCGTATTGTACAGCATGAGCGTAAGATCATACACTATATACAGATACAGTGGAatctcggttttcgaatgtaatgcATTCCAGAAGACCGAGAAAACCGAAAAGCAATGGGTGGTCGGTAAGTTcaatggagaaaatggaaaaacatgcCACTGAACCATTCGACTTCTAAGGcgtgttcaaaaatggaagcaattacttctgggtttttggcattcgggttcTGAATCGTTCAGCTTCCGAGacgctcaaaaaccgaggttccacagTATATAAAACTAACAAAGTTTCAAAAAGCAATACAAAAGAATGTATAACCTAAACCATACCAACAGCAGCACAGCTAGAAGATATTACACATTCACAATACAAAGTAAAGGCATGTTCACTCAGAAATAATTCCTGCTTAGTTCAATGGGACTAATTTCTAAGTAAGCATGTATGGGACTGCAGCCCAAAACTGACAGCAATAAACCTAGATTTACATCTTTACACCCTTCAAACAAAGGGTGTCTGCAATTTCTGGCAATACTCACCTGCTGACTGTGCCAACAGGGCATGAAGCTCAAGATGGACAGTATTGGTGCACTTTATAACAGAAAATGTATATCCAATAACATAAAAAGTGTGTTGACATCTTCAACCTGTTAGAATGTATTTAATGACAGTAGCATGTGCTTCACAAATGCTCCTGTTCATTCCAATAAAACAGGATTTTGATATCAGTTTATGTGGTTTACTGTTGGTAGAGGACATCtttgggctttcccccctttttatactTTCAGGAAGAGAAATGCCATCACCTGCTGAGGCAGAGTACTGCCTGCCTCCCTAGGAGAGGCAGAAACTATGTAGAGAGAAACTGAATTGTGAATAGCCCACTTAAAGTGTGGGTAGACCTGCCCTGAACCATTCACTGTCAGTCTGTCATTCAGAGAGCCAGGAAGAAAAATAATTAACTGATCAGGGTTGTAGAGGCAGGAAGTCCTTTCTAAAGTTTAACCATAACTCAGCTTTCCTGTATTTTAAAACCATCACTCTTTATCTTATCTTCAATGGATGTCAGTTTAAATTACAGGAAAGTAAATGAGGGTTGGACATTAGAGGAGAATGTCTTACCAATCAGGGACATTCAGTAAGGAAAGCAAGCTGCTGTCTGCCAGCCATCAATCCTTCTCTGTCCATGCCTTGCtaagcaatttcttttttaaaccttGTCCTCTCCCGCTTAACTTTATCTGATGCTCGTATTGTTTGATTTGAAACacctggttttattgtttttaaatattttgttgggagtcacccagagtagctggggcagccctgtcagatgggtggcatataaataataaagtttttgttgttgttgttgttgttgagttaaACTGAGTGTAATTTCTTCCCTATTCTTCACTGAATACAGTGAAGAGACAGTGGTGTGTGCCTCCAGTCAAACCACtccgttagcagcaccaaagtgacctccccagggcacaagcctgggcagtgtgtatggaggtcctgggctgcccaggcaacaagaccccactcttgACCTAGCTGATGTggtcccaaggaaagcagagtaatatgttgggcaccaggttggctgcaggtattgctggaaggaagcaagcatgcaagatgccatccaaccatctttgGGGCTCCACTCTGAATTTGTGCAGGGGTTACTGCTTTGCTTTCcattccacaaggcagcaggggtttaggacaggcat from Lacerta agilis isolate rLacAgi1 chromosome 1, rLacAgi1.pri, whole genome shotgun sequence includes these protein-coding regions:
- the CSRP3 gene encoding cysteine and glycine-rich protein 3, with product MPNWGGGAKCGACDKTVYHAEEIQCNGRSFHKTCFHCMACRKALDSTTVAAHESEIYCKTCYGRKYGPKGIGFGQGAGCLSTDTGEHLGLDLQHSPKPARPSTPTNPSKFAKKIGDVDKCPRCGKSVYAAEKIIGGGKPWHKTCFRCAFCGKSLESTNVTDKDGEIYCKVCYAKNFGPKGIGFGGLTQVEQA